A single genomic interval of uncultured Desulfobulbus sp. harbors:
- the gspD gene encoding type II secretion system secretin GspD: MKKYGMIVGMLLVGLLLLVVLEGTPCSAANPKVSQPSTTAQRYVTIDFNDVDINLFIKYISELTQKNFIVDRQVQGKVTVISPTKVSADDAYRVFESVLEVHGYAAVPSGSVIKIVPSVEARSKSIATLREGQVPLGEDKVVTQIIALKYANADEIKGMLTPLVSKTSVLISHAKSGMIILTDYASNITRLMEIIRAVDVPPDSEEMVIIPLYHASADNVAKAVSQLFATTQTKRGVRPEIVKIIPFERTNTLIVFASKSSVERVRGVVAKLDADVPRREGNLHVVYLQHANAEELVKVLMNLPGDESGTKNTSAPSGKLASASAPAISKEIKIVADKETNSLIITGPREEYEVVEDVIKKLDIPRRMVYLEALIMEVKVTKDFSIGVQWGDGNGSVIGGFSGKGGSYSYDALTSLNSGTLPAGFTLGVIEKGITIGGVTFENLGAVVNAYKSDDDVNVIATPQILTTDNKKASIKVGENVPYITSKNTTDSEQDYTNYDYKDVATSLTITPQVNQADIVRLEIGVEVVKLKDTETTTTPSTFTRTADTTVIVHNEETVVIGGMIGQDTTTGEYKVPVLGDIPVLGWLFKSHSNSQEKTNLYIFITPHIVENPAELADLYHKKRQNMESLHKEPGDVADEFFHPATDSRQSSALADIGMRKLIENDLVRAREFFVQALKNDANNGAALINLGVICEREQKWREAESYYRKVLALPSANKGEGAAGEDPLKTVAQNALKRLRQRGI, translated from the coding sequence ATGAAAAAATATGGGATGATCGTCGGGATGCTGTTGGTCGGCCTTCTGTTGCTTGTGGTTTTAGAGGGGACACCCTGCAGTGCGGCCAATCCAAAGGTGTCACAACCCTCGACAACTGCCCAACGGTATGTCACCATTGATTTCAATGATGTTGATATCAATTTATTTATAAAATATATCAGTGAGTTGACTCAGAAAAACTTCATCGTTGACCGGCAGGTCCAGGGCAAGGTGACCGTTATTTCGCCAACCAAGGTCTCTGCCGATGACGCCTACCGGGTGTTTGAATCGGTCCTTGAGGTGCATGGATACGCCGCGGTTCCCAGCGGATCGGTGATCAAAATCGTCCCGTCGGTGGAGGCCCGCTCCAAGAGTATCGCCACCCTGAGAGAGGGGCAGGTGCCCCTGGGCGAAGACAAGGTCGTCACCCAGATCATCGCCCTCAAGTATGCCAACGCCGATGAGATCAAGGGGATGCTGACCCCCTTGGTTTCCAAGACCAGTGTGCTGATCTCCCATGCCAAGTCCGGAATGATCATCCTCACCGACTATGCCTCCAACATCACTCGCCTGATGGAGATCATCAGGGCGGTGGACGTTCCACCGGACAGCGAGGAGATGGTGATCATCCCCCTGTATCATGCCTCCGCCGACAACGTGGCCAAGGCGGTCAGCCAACTCTTTGCGACGACGCAAACCAAACGCGGTGTCCGCCCAGAGATTGTCAAGATCATTCCCTTTGAGCGCACCAATACCCTGATCGTCTTTGCCTCCAAATCCTCGGTGGAACGGGTGCGGGGGGTGGTTGCCAAACTGGATGCGGATGTCCCGCGGAGAGAGGGCAATTTGCATGTGGTGTACCTGCAGCATGCCAATGCCGAGGAACTGGTCAAAGTCTTGATGAATCTGCCCGGCGATGAGAGCGGGACGAAGAACACCTCGGCGCCCAGCGGCAAGCTCGCCAGCGCCTCGGCCCCTGCCATCTCCAAGGAGATCAAGATCGTTGCCGACAAGGAGACCAATTCGTTGATCATCACCGGTCCGCGTGAAGAGTACGAGGTGGTTGAGGATGTGATCAAGAAACTCGACATCCCCCGGCGCATGGTCTACCTGGAGGCCTTGATCATGGAGGTCAAGGTGACCAAGGATTTCAGTATCGGCGTACAATGGGGTGATGGCAATGGTTCGGTGATCGGCGGATTTTCCGGCAAGGGCGGTTCATATTCCTATGATGCCTTAACTTCATTGAATAGTGGTACTCTTCCGGCGGGCTTTACCCTTGGGGTGATTGAGAAAGGCATCACCATCGGTGGGGTTACCTTCGAGAATCTCGGTGCCGTGGTCAATGCCTATAAGAGCGATGACGACGTCAACGTCATCGCCACCCCGCAGATTCTCACTACGGACAACAAAAAGGCCTCGATCAAGGTGGGGGAGAATGTGCCCTATATCACCAGCAAGAACACCACCGACTCGGAACAGGATTACACCAACTACGACTACAAGGATGTGGCCACCAGTCTCACCATCACCCCCCAGGTCAACCAGGCCGATATTGTCCGGCTGGAGATCGGGGTCGAGGTCGTCAAGCTCAAGGATACCGAAACCACAACCACCCCCTCCACCTTTACCCGAACAGCCGATACCACGGTTATCGTCCACAACGAGGAGACCGTGGTCATCGGCGGCATGATCGGTCAGGACACCACCACCGGTGAATACAAGGTGCCGGTACTCGGCGATATTCCGGTTCTGGGCTGGCTGTTTAAGTCGCATAGCAACAGTCAGGAAAAAACCAACCTCTATATTTTCATTACACCGCATATCGTTGAAAATCCGGCTGAACTGGCTGACCTGTATCACAAGAAGCGGCAGAATATGGAGAGCCTGCATAAGGAACCCGGGGATGTCGCCGATGAATTCTTCCATCCCGCCACCGATTCCCGCCAGAGCAGTGCGCTTGCCGACATCGGCATGCGCAAGCTGATCGAAAACGACCTTGTGCGGGCTCGGGAGTTTTTCGTCCAGGCGCTGAAAAACGATGCCAACAACGGCGCCGCGCTGATTAACCTGGGCGTGATCTGCGAGCGCGAACAGAAGTGGAGAGAGGCCGAATCCTATTACCGCAAGGTGTTGGCCCTGCCATCGGCCAACAAGGGAGAGGGCGCCGCCGGAGAGGATCCATTGAAAACAGTGGCCCAAAACGCCCTGAAACGGTTACGGCAACGGGGAATCTGA
- a CDS encoding type II secretion system protein N, which translates to MRTIVIRLLVITLLVYAAVQLWYGQVEKRLQKQVPRSTVVEQAKEAPAREKAVPELSADDEVQAVLARNIFQASAPGEESVEKKSSESDIDQLAPTQLNLSLLGTVTGKQDDARAIIRDDKTRLEDLYRVGSEIQGALVNRITRGKVVLLVNGREEVLVIKDRDGGGGSGGAAPANRPIAMGDPDEGMSKPVPQAVPRRRISFRSPTPKPPVAAPQKMTAGQEQVDPPDAAVQEPPPPPEEEVTASGIPEEEQVLPPPEEESEQAVEMQQQ; encoded by the coding sequence GTGCGTACCATAGTGATTCGTTTACTCGTCATAACACTGCTTGTCTATGCCGCTGTCCAGCTTTGGTACGGGCAGGTGGAGAAGCGTCTGCAGAAGCAGGTTCCCCGGTCCACGGTCGTGGAGCAGGCGAAGGAAGCCCCGGCCAGGGAAAAAGCTGTTCCTGAGCTGTCTGCCGATGATGAGGTGCAGGCCGTTCTGGCAAGAAATATTTTCCAGGCAAGCGCTCCGGGGGAGGAATCCGTAGAGAAAAAAAGCTCGGAGTCGGATATCGACCAACTTGCACCGACGCAGTTGAATCTTTCGCTGCTGGGGACGGTGACCGGCAAGCAGGACGATGCCCGCGCAATCATTCGTGATGACAAGACCAGGCTCGAGGATTTGTATCGCGTCGGCAGTGAGATTCAGGGCGCGCTTGTCAACCGTATCACTCGGGGAAAGGTGGTCCTGTTGGTCAACGGGCGCGAAGAGGTGCTGGTCATCAAGGATAGGGACGGCGGAGGCGGAAGTGGAGGCGCTGCCCCAGCAAACAGGCCGATTGCCATGGGGGACCCGGATGAGGGGATGAGCAAGCCTGTCCCACAGGCTGTTCCTCGAAGGCGCATCAGTTTTCGCAGCCCGACTCCCAAACCGCCTGTTGCTGCACCTCAGAAAATGACTGCGGGCCAGGAGCAAGTGGATCCTCCGGATGCTGCCGTGCAGGAACCTCCTCCTCCACCTGAGGAGGAGGTAACCGCTTCTGGTATACCGGAAGAGGAACAGGTGCTGCCCCCCCCGGAAGAGGAATCGGAACAGGCTGTTGAGATGCAGCAACAATAG
- the gspN gene encoding type II secretion system protein GspN: MRTSTERGASSRGRLRRAAGYLLYALFAVVLSLWLMFPVQSVQRLLQDALSGIVPGVEWRVGRVELRLPLILRVENVFAFLPANRETPALQVDRLDVGPNWDASIRNRDLWLNYDLRIGAGVIQGRLRRQPQPGQFTVHGAVQGLPLAAVPLLAGKLGRQLEGTLSASYEGKGCPGADHACLWNMQCKIASGKLALARPMLRHTELPFSLVSLLVHGKGAEMTIAEGKIDSPLGKGWFNGSVTLAADPLQSLLKLRGGLHPQPALFKHFENTVELQAVRRELEKKPLPFSISGSAVQPGVHFESMAMQISTLEKETR; encoded by the coding sequence ATGCGGACGAGCACTGAAAGGGGCGCTTCGTCCCGTGGGCGCCTACGCCGGGCAGCGGGCTACCTGCTGTATGCCTTGTTTGCTGTGGTTCTTTCCCTGTGGTTGATGTTTCCCGTGCAGAGTGTGCAGCGTTTGTTGCAGGATGCACTTTCAGGGATTGTTCCTGGGGTGGAATGGCGTGTCGGCCGGGTGGAACTGCGGCTGCCGCTTATCCTGCGGGTGGAGAATGTTTTCGCCTTCCTGCCCGCCAACAGGGAAACGCCAGCCCTGCAGGTCGATCGACTCGATGTGGGGCCCAATTGGGATGCTTCGATCAGAAACCGTGATCTGTGGCTCAATTACGACCTGCGGATCGGGGCAGGGGTGATCCAGGGACGCCTGCGGCGGCAACCGCAGCCAGGACAATTCACCGTCCATGGGGCGGTCCAGGGACTCCCCCTGGCGGCTGTGCCGCTGCTTGCTGGAAAACTGGGGCGTCAACTTGAGGGAACGCTCTCCGCCTCCTATGAAGGGAAAGGGTGTCCAGGCGCCGACCATGCCTGCCTCTGGAATATGCAGTGCAAGATTGCAAGTGGCAAGCTGGCATTGGCCCGTCCAATGCTTCGCCACACCGAGTTGCCGTTTTCGCTGGTCAGTCTGCTGGTGCACGGAAAAGGAGCGGAAATGACCATTGCCGAGGGGAAAATTGACTCCCCTCTGGGCAAGGGCTGGTTCAACGGCAGCGTAACCCTGGCCGCAGATCCTTTGCAGTCGCTGCTCAAGCTCAGAGGCGGCCTGCATCCGCAACCGGCATTGTTCAAGCATTTTGAAAATACGGTTGAGTTGCAGGCTGTTCGCCGGGAGCTGGAAAAAAAACCCTTGCCCTTCAGTATCTCCGGTTCAGCGGTGCAGCCCGGGGTTCATTTTGAGAGTATGGCCATGCAGATCTCTACCCTGGAAAAGGAGACTCGATAA
- the gspM gene encoding type II secretion system protein GspM, which translates to MTGREKKMVSMAGIALVIFVLVQFVVSPMIEQRSRLQKRLTSKEKALAEMHVLKQQYLQINRQSGSMADTLGKREEGFSLFAFLEQNADESALKEHIAYMKPTESEDGGKLAQSRVEMKLQAVSLQQLLRFVEKSESPAHLVGVAKMTVQENTKDKGSLDATLVMVSVERSGNADEH; encoded by the coding sequence ATGACGGGTCGTGAAAAAAAGATGGTCAGCATGGCCGGTATTGCCCTGGTGATCTTTGTGCTGGTGCAGTTCGTGGTCTCACCGATGATCGAACAGCGCAGCCGCCTGCAGAAACGTTTGACCAGCAAGGAAAAAGCCCTTGCCGAGATGCACGTGCTCAAGCAACAGTATTTGCAGATCAACAGACAGTCCGGCTCCATGGCCGATACCCTGGGTAAGCGGGAAGAGGGATTCAGCCTTTTTGCCTTTCTTGAGCAAAACGCTGATGAAAGTGCGCTCAAGGAGCATATCGCCTACATGAAACCTACCGAATCCGAGGACGGGGGGAAACTTGCCCAGAGCCGGGTGGAGATGAAGCTGCAGGCGGTGAGTTTGCAGCAACTGCTTCGTTTTGTGGAAAAATCGGAATCACCGGCGCATCTGGTCGGGGTTGCGAAGATGACGGTCCAGGAGAATACCAAGGACAAGGGGTCTCTGGATGCCACTCTGGTCATGGTGAGCGTCGAGCGGTCTGGCAATGCGGACGAGCACTGA
- the gspL gene encoding type II secretion system protein GspL: MGTRTLGIDIGDGHISGVVLEQQRRSAVLHNWCYLPMADEVEPAAAIVQLCEHLAWDGEVCICGLPLSRMSVRNLVLPFSDVKKITQALPFELEEQLIAPLDSLSYDFCLGRKNGNGSLLVVFAVEQDWLADILAGLAGSADPDRILPAMLPLAEQCNRSRPNREPFLLVHADLHSMSIALIVEGKPMLFRRLAHPGETHLHPPFILEGDSVLAQSPAAEQCIALMAHSIEQSLDFFRMENRVGVNPASVILAGPLAGMDDSLVELMSSTLHLPVERMELIDQARVVCSDEQRASWQGARMDRALAIALAGKKKDGVNFRQHQLAKKMSLVSRRRRLLLPVAAVCGLLLFGLGYVGFDTYNLQRKDAELSGKMREVYRATFPGVTRIQDPYIEMQAKLKSLQGTETPLPYFVTGRWVLPVLAEVSRRIPASIALKVSRFSINREGVAMKGTTDSFNGVELMKTALSDSSRFGSVRIVSATADKGKNEGAIRFELQMQLEGM; the protein is encoded by the coding sequence ATGGGAACGCGGACTCTGGGCATCGATATCGGTGACGGCCATATTTCCGGAGTGGTGCTTGAGCAGCAGCGCAGGTCAGCTGTCCTGCACAACTGGTGCTATCTGCCCATGGCGGATGAGGTTGAACCGGCCGCAGCGATTGTGCAACTCTGTGAGCACCTCGCCTGGGACGGTGAGGTCTGTATCTGCGGTTTACCCCTGTCGAGAATGAGCGTCCGCAACCTGGTTCTCCCTTTTTCAGATGTCAAAAAAATAACACAGGCACTGCCCTTTGAACTGGAGGAGCAGCTGATTGCACCGCTGGATTCCCTGAGCTACGACTTTTGCCTGGGAAGAAAGAACGGCAACGGCAGCCTGCTGGTTGTTTTCGCCGTGGAGCAGGACTGGCTGGCCGATATCCTTGCAGGGCTTGCCGGGAGTGCGGATCCGGATCGGATCCTGCCGGCCATGCTGCCTCTTGCCGAGCAGTGCAACCGCTCTCGTCCCAATCGGGAACCCTTCCTGCTGGTGCATGCCGATCTGCATTCCATGAGCATAGCCCTGATCGTTGAAGGGAAACCCATGCTCTTCCGTCGCCTGGCCCATCCCGGCGAGACGCATCTCCATCCCCCCTTTATTCTTGAGGGCGACAGCGTTCTCGCCCAATCGCCCGCAGCGGAACAGTGCATTGCCCTGATGGCTCATTCGATTGAGCAAAGCCTCGATTTTTTTCGCATGGAGAACCGGGTTGGCGTCAATCCCGCAAGTGTTATCCTGGCCGGCCCCCTTGCCGGTATGGACGACAGCCTGGTCGAACTGATGTCGTCTACGCTCCATCTACCGGTTGAACGTATGGAGCTCATCGATCAGGCCAGGGTGGTCTGCAGCGATGAGCAGCGGGCTTCGTGGCAGGGGGCGCGAATGGATCGAGCTCTGGCAATTGCCCTAGCCGGTAAAAAGAAGGACGGCGTCAACTTTCGCCAGCACCAGCTCGCCAAGAAAATGAGCCTGGTCTCAAGGCGCAGGCGCCTGCTGTTGCCGGTGGCGGCAGTCTGCGGGCTGCTGCTGTTCGGCTTGGGTTATGTGGGATTCGACACCTATAACCTGCAGCGAAAGGATGCAGAGCTCAGCGGGAAGATGCGGGAGGTGTACCGTGCAACTTTTCCCGGCGTCACCCGTATTCAGGACCCGTACATCGAGATGCAGGCAAAGCTCAAGTCACTGCAGGGCACGGAGACGCCGTTGCCCTATTTTGTGACCGGCCGATGGGTGTTGCCGGTACTGGCGGAAGTCTCGCGGCGTATCCCCGCCTCCATTGCCTTGAAAGTCAGTCGGTTTTCCATCAATCGCGAGGGGGTTGCCATGAAAGGGACCACCGATTCCTTTAATGGCGTGGAACTCATGAAGACGGCCCTTTCCGATTCGTCCCGTTTCGGCTCCGTCCGTATTGTTTCGGCCACGGCGGATAAGGGGAAAAATGAGGGCGCCATCCGTTTTGAGCTGCAGATGCAGCTTGAGGGCATGTGA
- the gspK gene encoding type II secretion system minor pseudopilin GspK, with protein sequence MQTRSILGNQRGLALVMTLLIISFLVAMTLQLMMSADRQISVAANQREQVRLNAMVLGGLNLVLAALQADLQENDFDSPQDLWGTFDAEKLKEITGEVVLKIAVDDLSGRLQINALANDPEMKYRAIWLRLLASGRFAIKDQDQAEALLDALTDWLDQDDDERQQGAENAYYQGLETPYGCRNGKMESNEELLLVKGMTPAIAYGDQNHEGLLAYVTVTGEDGKININTAPLGVLQALHADMTAGLAQDLIKFREDEKNHDVFHLADWYRKVPGFPLTIDLDSDRIRVQSSSFQARIAAELNQYHRTGLAEIQRSDKGIKVLLWRVE encoded by the coding sequence GTGCAAACTAGATCCATCTTGGGTAATCAGCGCGGCCTTGCCCTGGTGATGACCCTCTTGATCATCAGTTTTCTCGTGGCCATGACCTTGCAACTGATGATGAGTGCCGACCGCCAAATTTCCGTGGCGGCAAACCAGCGCGAACAGGTTCGTTTGAATGCCATGGTACTCGGCGGGTTGAACCTGGTGCTTGCCGCCTTGCAGGCTGACCTGCAGGAAAACGATTTTGACTCGCCCCAGGACCTCTGGGGCACCTTCGATGCAGAGAAACTCAAGGAGATTACCGGTGAGGTGGTCCTTAAAATTGCGGTGGACGATCTTTCCGGCCGGTTGCAGATCAATGCGCTGGCCAATGACCCGGAGATGAAGTATCGGGCAATTTGGCTGCGACTGCTGGCCTCGGGCCGTTTTGCGATCAAGGACCAGGATCAGGCGGAAGCCCTGCTTGATGCCCTCACCGACTGGCTTGACCAGGACGATGATGAACGGCAGCAAGGAGCAGAAAATGCCTATTACCAGGGGTTGGAGACCCCCTATGGCTGTCGCAACGGTAAGATGGAAAGCAATGAAGAGTTGTTGCTGGTCAAGGGCATGACTCCGGCAATAGCCTATGGCGATCAGAACCATGAAGGCTTGCTTGCGTATGTGACCGTTACCGGTGAAGATGGCAAAATCAACATCAATACAGCGCCCCTTGGCGTGCTGCAGGCCCTGCACGCGGATATGACTGCCGGTCTGGCACAGGATTTGATTAAATTTCGTGAGGATGAAAAAAATCACGATGTTTTCCATCTCGCCGATTGGTATCGTAAGGTGCCGGGATTTCCCCTGACCATAGATTTGGACAGTGACCGGATTCGCGTGCAATCGAGTTCGTTTCAGGCACGCATTGCCGCTGAGCTCAACCAGTATCACCGGACAGGTCTGGCCGAAATTCAGCGTTCCGACAAGGGGATCAAGGTGCTGCTGTGGCGAGTGGAGTAA
- a CDS encoding prepilin-type N-terminal cleavage/methylation domain-containing protein, which translates to MDTSRGFTLLEVLLAMTVLGVVVAMLSLSLSGSMRIFEGAEQEEEMYSMAQVAMQRLSEDIATAFASNDHPFIGENVLEDGHRADKLQFCSLAHLVFNPEKQKPGLALIGYRLEKDPGEGGGFRLLRADELLRPGQVTDQKEESAPAFVLADNLRSLQLTYFDSKGQEFDSWSDDVEDRGGESEKDTKPKATLPAAVHCILEFWTDQDQENTQIFSTRIFLPVGARGAN; encoded by the coding sequence ATGGATACGTCCCGCGGTTTTACCCTGCTTGAGGTCCTTCTGGCCATGACCGTTCTCGGCGTGGTGGTGGCCATGCTTTCCCTGTCCCTGTCAGGCTCGATGCGGATTTTTGAGGGCGCGGAGCAGGAGGAAGAGATGTACTCCATGGCCCAGGTCGCCATGCAGCGGCTCAGCGAGGACATAGCCACGGCCTTTGCGAGCAATGACCATCCATTTATCGGTGAGAATGTGCTTGAAGATGGGCATCGAGCGGATAAGCTGCAGTTTTGCTCCCTTGCCCATCTGGTGTTTAATCCGGAAAAACAGAAGCCGGGCTTGGCGCTGATCGGCTATCGTCTGGAAAAGGATCCCGGCGAGGGCGGGGGCTTTCGTCTGCTCCGAGCCGACGAGCTGCTGCGGCCTGGGCAGGTAACGGACCAGAAGGAAGAGTCAGCACCGGCCTTTGTCCTTGCCGATAATCTTCGTTCGCTGCAACTGACCTATTTCGATAGCAAGGGGCAGGAATTTGACAGTTGGAGCGATGATGTCGAGGACAGGGGAGGCGAGAGCGAGAAAGATACCAAGCCCAAAGCAACTTTGCCGGCAGCGGTCCACTGTATTCTCGAGTTCTGGACCGATCAGGATCAGGAGAACACCCAAATTTTCAGCACCCGAATTTTTTTGCCGGTGGGAGCCCGTGGTGCAAACTAG
- a CDS encoding prepilin-type N-terminal cleavage/methylation domain-containing protein: protein MVKVFRRKGGFTLLEVMIAVAIIAIAVVTLLGAQSQSVSIASSAKFDTMASMLAQWKMSDLLLKEYKELADDEGNFGEDYPQFSWKLTVTELSESDTGLHGTADLMKALDIAVRSTLDPGTEFSLRTFVYNPPQAKPNEAKGDSEEQISGDTSSTTTSEVIP from the coding sequence GTGGTAAAGGTGTTTCGGCGCAAGGGGGGATTTACCCTGCTCGAGGTCATGATAGCGGTGGCCATTATCGCCATTGCGGTGGTCACCCTGTTGGGAGCCCAATCGCAGAGCGTATCCATTGCCTCATCTGCCAAATTTGACACCATGGCCTCGATGCTGGCCCAGTGGAAGATGTCTGACCTGTTGCTGAAGGAGTATAAGGAACTCGCCGATGACGAGGGAAATTTCGGTGAGGACTACCCTCAGTTTTCCTGGAAATTGACCGTCACCGAACTCAGTGAGAGCGATACCGGGCTTCACGGCACAGCAGACCTGATGAAGGCGCTGGATATCGCGGTCCGCTCCACCCTGGATCCGGGGACGGAATTCTCCCTGCGCACCTTTGTCTACAATCCTCCCCAGGCTAAGCCGAACGAGGCCAAGGGGGATTCCGAGGAGCAAATCTCGGGGGATACCTCATCAACAACGACAAGCGAGGTGATCCCGTGA
- a CDS encoding type II secretion system protein: MVSLRTCRGGFTLLELIVVMVLIGLTASFAIPQLGGFLVADQMKTTARRLIGLVHQTAELARREQVAYLLRYKAGEHRLEAAPEVEREDSTGTVKTTSLSLAVPEGVAVGELWSWYGGGQTRDEQTIRFSKEGYIEPTILYLAGEDGQEMSLVFSPFLGTVRVMDGHVVPDKMLFSQ, encoded by the coding sequence ATGGTTTCGCTGCGCACCTGTAGAGGTGGTTTTACCCTGCTTGAGTTGATCGTTGTCATGGTCCTCATCGGTTTGACCGCCAGTTTTGCCATACCCCAGCTCGGCGGCTTTCTGGTTGCCGACCAGATGAAAACGACCGCGCGTCGCCTAATCGGGCTGGTCCATCAGACAGCAGAGCTGGCCAGGCGTGAGCAGGTGGCTTACCTGCTGCGCTACAAGGCGGGTGAACACCGGCTGGAGGCGGCGCCGGAAGTTGAGCGCGAGGACTCGACAGGGACGGTTAAGACAACCTCACTTTCGCTGGCCGTGCCGGAGGGGGTTGCTGTCGGGGAACTCTGGTCCTGGTATGGCGGTGGGCAAACCCGCGATGAGCAGACTATTCGTTTCAGCAAGGAGGGCTATATTGAGCCGACGATTCTCTACCTTGCCGGGGAGGACGGACAGGAAATGTCGCTTGTTTTCTCCCCGTTTCTGGGAACGGTGCGGGTGATGGATGGCCATGTTGTCCCCGATAAGATGCTTTTTTCCCAATGA
- the gspG gene encoding type II secretion system major pseudopilin GspG, which yields MKTTSSFLQQRIGNHHGFTLIELMVVMVILGILAGLIVPRIMDRPEEARRTKAGVQIQSIEQALKLYKLDNGQYPTTEQGLQALVEPPATGNLAKKWRTGGYLEKGKVPKDPWDNDFIYICPGLHGDFDLSSYGPDAQAGGDALDADINNWELE from the coding sequence ATGAAAACAACCTCCTCGTTTTTGCAACAACGGATCGGCAACCACCATGGTTTCACCCTGATCGAACTCATGGTGGTCATGGTTATTCTGGGTATTCTCGCCGGGTTGATCGTTCCCAGAATCATGGATCGTCCCGAGGAGGCCCGCCGAACCAAGGCCGGGGTGCAGATTCAGTCGATCGAGCAGGCATTGAAGCTCTATAAGCTTGACAACGGGCAGTACCCGACCACCGAACAGGGGCTCCAGGCCCTGGTTGAACCGCCTGCGACGGGCAACCTGGCCAAGAAATGGCGAACCGGCGGATATCTGGAAAAAGGCAAGGTGCCCAAGGACCCCTGGGACAACGATTTTATTTATATCTGTCCGGGCTTGCATGGTGACTTCGATCTCAGTTCCTACGGCCCCGATGCCCAGGCTGGCGGTGACGCCCTCGATGCGGACATCAACAACTGGGAATTGGAATAG